Proteins co-encoded in one Desulfosalsimonas propionicica genomic window:
- a CDS encoding transcription termination/antitermination NusG family protein: protein MTLSPEKNPSPIFPENLLENADASPADSICWRIAHVKSRREKALAGYLADRGIGYFLPMVRRRQSSAKRERYSLLPLFPGYLFFTADEPGRYTALRSNQIARVIDVSDPVTLVQELRGIHQALCSGLPVFPADFLHPGRRVRVIKGPLKDVEGVVVRTDKHFRLVLSVTSIMQSVSVELDSDMVEPV from the coding sequence ATGACCCTGTCACCGGAGAAAAACCCGAGCCCGATTTTTCCGGAGAATTTGCTTGAAAATGCGGATGCGTCGCCGGCAGATTCCATTTGCTGGCGTATCGCCCATGTGAAAAGCCGCAGGGAAAAAGCCCTGGCCGGCTACCTGGCCGATCGCGGCATCGGCTATTTTCTTCCCATGGTCCGGCGCCGGCAGTCTTCGGCCAAACGGGAGCGCTACAGCCTGTTGCCATTGTTTCCGGGTTATTTGTTTTTTACGGCAGATGAGCCCGGCCGGTACACGGCCCTGCGCTCCAATCAGATCGCCCGGGTCATTGATGTTTCAGACCCGGTTACCCTGGTGCAGGAACTCCGCGGTATCCACCAGGCCCTTTGCTCGGGGCTTCCGGTTTTTCCGGCGGATTTTCTGCATCCGGGCAGGCGCGTGCGTGTCATCAAGGGCCCGTTAAAGGATGTTGAAGGCGTGGTGGTGCGCACGGACAAACACTTTCGCCTTGTGCTTTCGGTGACCAGCATCATGCAGTCGGTCTCGGTTGAGTTGGATTCGGACATGGTTGAGCCGGTTTAG